The Candidatus Koribacter versatilis Ellin345 genome has a segment encoding these proteins:
- a CDS encoding DUF4185 domain-containing protein, translating into MRLLFKFVCALLVLSAVAFAESKHFDCNPSFGAQAPWQGADAAYSIPLQDGRVVWIFGDTLYGDKREVNGNDPKMVHNSIGISTCKNGEWKLDYSIKRDEKGNFDTFFKPQRNDGTYYWALDGVEHNNELWITLVCVRNKPNSDAFALGFEVCGTDLAHVTGIKDVPQNWKISYSPLVAESVHANPSASALVDSDNLYIFTLYEQGSRPQILTRIPLKGLRDPQKSLQYLGSDDKWHDGLEPAKAKAVMNKGASEMSVRYHPELKKWVAVMVDPQIFSDKVILRTAPSMSGPWTEGDVIYQVPIMQKSDPRYDKDTFCYAGKEHPEFEKAGELLFTYVCNTMKPAKLPAETDVYFPQVVRMPMPEAAKK; encoded by the coding sequence ATGCGTCTTCTGTTCAAGTTTGTGTGTGCGCTTCTCGTTCTCTCTGCGGTTGCTTTCGCAGAGTCCAAGCACTTCGACTGTAATCCGTCGTTTGGGGCACAAGCCCCCTGGCAAGGCGCCGATGCGGCGTATTCCATTCCCCTGCAGGATGGCCGCGTGGTCTGGATCTTCGGCGACACACTGTATGGAGACAAGCGCGAAGTCAACGGGAACGATCCGAAGATGGTGCACAACTCTATCGGCATTTCGACCTGTAAGAACGGCGAATGGAAGCTCGATTACTCGATCAAGCGTGATGAAAAGGGCAACTTTGACACCTTCTTCAAGCCGCAACGGAACGACGGGACCTACTACTGGGCGCTCGATGGCGTGGAGCACAACAATGAGTTGTGGATCACGCTGGTGTGCGTGCGCAATAAGCCGAATTCCGACGCTTTCGCGCTCGGATTTGAAGTTTGCGGCACCGACCTGGCACATGTAACGGGCATAAAGGATGTCCCGCAGAACTGGAAGATCTCGTACTCGCCGCTCGTTGCGGAGAGCGTGCACGCCAACCCTTCAGCCTCCGCGCTGGTGGACAGCGACAATCTCTACATCTTCACACTGTACGAGCAGGGGTCGCGGCCGCAGATCCTTACGCGCATTCCACTGAAAGGATTGAGGGACCCGCAGAAAAGCCTTCAATATCTCGGTAGCGACGACAAATGGCACGACGGCCTGGAACCGGCAAAGGCGAAGGCTGTCATGAACAAAGGCGCATCCGAGATGTCGGTGCGTTACCACCCTGAGTTAAAGAAGTGGGTCGCCGTGATGGTGGATCCGCAGATCTTCTCGGACAAAGTGATCCTGCGCACCGCACCTTCCATGAGTGGCCCATGGACCGAAGGCGATGTGATCTATCAGGTCCCGATCATGCAGAAGAGCGATCCGCGTTACGACAAGGACACATTCTGCTACGCGGGCAAGGAGCATCCGGAGTTCGAGAAGGCCGGCGAACTCCTGTTCACTTATGTGTGCAACACGATGAAGCCCGCGAAACTGCCTGCTGAGACCGACGTGTATTTCCCGCAGGTAGTGCGCATGCCGATGCCGGAGGCCGCGAAGAAGTAG
- a CDS encoding alpha/beta hydrolase encodes MQKQFPNAQLSGLIPGSENLRFLNFRGNALPGRGDVLLFAPPGFESMHDVPLLLLLHGVYGCQWNWWLNGAIDRTGLAMLQDGSTTPMMIAMPSDGLWGDGSGYVPHAHANYEAWIADDIPTCLRELFPQLRSDKFFIAGLSMGGFGAMRLGMKYAARTLGISAHSSVTHASQLSRFIPYPPDAFLFAGEQETDLLYWAKTNLTHLPPLRFDCGTEDSLIEQNRKLHRELSDLGVPHTYEEFPGGHDWPYWTEHVRSTLAFCKRVLER; translated from the coding sequence ATGCAAAAACAATTTCCGAACGCACAGCTTTCCGGGCTGATTCCCGGGAGTGAAAACCTGCGGTTCCTCAACTTTCGCGGCAACGCGCTTCCGGGCCGCGGCGATGTACTGCTCTTTGCCCCGCCCGGATTCGAGTCGATGCACGACGTTCCTCTGTTGCTTTTGCTGCACGGCGTTTACGGCTGCCAATGGAATTGGTGGCTGAATGGCGCAATCGATCGCACTGGACTCGCGATGCTGCAAGATGGCAGCACCACGCCGATGATGATCGCAATGCCTTCCGATGGCTTGTGGGGCGACGGATCAGGTTATGTGCCGCATGCCCACGCAAACTATGAAGCCTGGATCGCTGACGATATCCCGACTTGCTTGCGTGAACTGTTCCCACAATTGCGATCCGATAAGTTTTTTATCGCTGGCTTATCAATGGGCGGCTTCGGTGCGATGCGACTCGGAATGAAATATGCCGCACGCACGCTTGGAATCTCGGCGCACTCCTCCGTAACGCACGCATCTCAGCTCTCGCGCTTTATTCCGTATCCGCCTGACGCGTTTCTATTCGCCGGTGAACAAGAGACAGACCTGCTGTACTGGGCGAAGACGAACCTCACGCATCTGCCACCATTACGTTTCGATTGCGGAACCGAGGACTCTCTGATTGAACAGAACCGGAAACTGCACCGGGAACTCTCCGATCTAGGCGTTCCACACACCTATGAAGAGTTCCCGGGCGGTCATGACTGGCCGTATTGGACCGAACACGTTCGCAGCACGCTCGCATTCTGCAAACGTGTTCTTGAACGTTGA
- a CDS encoding fumarylacetoacetate hydrolase family protein, whose protein sequence is MRLVQYRANGESRLGLVVGDGAFVDVASAAEKAGRDAAPFQSTLALLESGPDALEFVRTLGVGQDVVHVDGRDLDFPVAAKKIVAIGLNYLDHAKEAGQSIPKTPLCFAKFTSSLSGPYDPIRLPDAEAQVDFEGELGVVIGKRAHRVAESEAMEYVAGYVVFNDVSERRSQFADGQWTRGKSCDTFSPNGPYLVTRDEVADPGNLRITTRVNGAVMQDSNTNQLIFKIPELISYLSHSFTFHPGDIIATGTPPGVGFSRKPPLYLREGDLVEVEIESVGRIANRVERGY, encoded by the coding sequence CGGCTGCCGAGAAGGCTGGCAGGGATGCCGCGCCTTTCCAATCGACATTGGCGTTATTGGAGTCAGGTCCGGATGCGCTCGAGTTCGTACGCACGCTTGGCGTAGGCCAGGATGTTGTTCACGTTGACGGCCGCGATTTGGATTTCCCGGTCGCTGCGAAAAAGATCGTCGCCATCGGTTTGAACTATCTCGACCATGCGAAAGAGGCTGGCCAGTCGATTCCTAAGACACCTCTGTGCTTTGCGAAATTCACGTCGAGTCTTTCCGGACCATACGATCCCATCCGATTGCCGGACGCCGAAGCGCAAGTGGACTTCGAAGGCGAACTCGGAGTCGTGATCGGAAAGCGCGCGCATCGGGTGGCAGAATCCGAGGCAATGGAATACGTAGCCGGGTATGTAGTCTTCAATGATGTTTCGGAGCGCCGCTCGCAGTTTGCCGACGGTCAGTGGACGCGCGGGAAGTCTTGCGACACGTTTTCGCCGAACGGACCGTACCTCGTCACCCGAGACGAAGTGGCGGATCCTGGCAATTTGCGAATTACCACGCGCGTGAATGGCGCGGTGATGCAAGATTCGAACACGAACCAATTGATTTTCAAAATTCCTGAACTCATTTCTTATCTCTCGCACAGCTTCACCTTTCATCCTGGCGACATCATCGCCACCGGCACACCGCCGGGAGTGGGTTTCTCGCGCAAGCCTCCGCTTTATTTGCGCGAGGGCGATCTCGTGGAAGTAGAAATTGAAAGTGTCGGGAGAATCGCAAACCGTGTCGAGCGCGGTTACTAA
- a CDS encoding glycoside hydrolase family 31 protein, with product MSYEYRPRTCRTFIFRVACFVLLALSATFADWQSIGDLKPRGRQANEFTFVNARTTVAITVLAPDIVRVRAVAGTSLPPDHSYAVVKTDWPAVKVDFSSKENVESIRTEQLEVRVQLAPFRLAFYDAKGRLISKDADDQGMSWDGHRVRVWKDQPTDEHYFGFGEKSTPLDKRGRSLVMWNKDPEGFDGTTEPLYQSVPFFVALRQGRAYGTFLDNTWRSSFDMGSEIPDVYSFGAENGELNYYFFAGPTPKQIVSRFTELVGRVPMPPRWSLGYIQSRYSYYPETKVRFIAENFRERDIPCDGIFLDIDFMDGFRVFTWDKSRFPDPKRMMTDLRQQGFHIIAIVDPMVKVDPNYWVYKQGLENNYFVKKPDGTVFTGKGWGGQSAYPDFASSKVRDWWAGLYKEQIDQGVAGILTDMNEPAVIGTNGPTTTFDMDMVHHTEMGPRTHAEIHNVYGMLETLATRDGMLRARPNERPFIITRATFAGGQRYAAQWSGDNFGTWDHLRLSMPMLNGMGLSGLQFVGADIGGIMPVPSPELYTRWMQTGVLTPFVWTHSLGPGNLEPWGFGNRMEAINRESIKLRYRLMPYIYTTFWEAATTGQPIMRPLLLEYPDDPWAIGTNDEYLFGNDLLVAPIVKDYDESRGVYLPKGTWYDYWTDHKYVGPQMITVNAPLDRLPLFVRGGAILPSQQDMQHTDQFPIDPLTLDIYPDSSSSRQYYDDDGISFGYQKGAYYVQTITAEATTAGVNVTLSAPEGSFRPPKRSLVLRVHLQAAPPSGVSLGTSRLSQQESVKKLQEVQNGWLYDSDSHTVWIKFPDQEAAASVAISR from the coding sequence ATGTCATACGAATACCGGCCGCGTACCTGCCGAACGTTTATCTTTCGCGTGGCCTGCTTCGTGTTGCTGGCGCTGAGTGCAACGTTTGCGGATTGGCAATCCATTGGAGATCTCAAGCCCAGGGGCAGACAGGCAAATGAATTCACCTTTGTCAACGCGCGGACAACGGTGGCAATTACCGTGCTCGCTCCGGACATCGTGCGCGTGCGGGCCGTGGCTGGAACCTCTCTTCCCCCCGATCATTCGTACGCTGTAGTAAAGACCGACTGGCCCGCGGTCAAGGTGGACTTCTCTTCGAAAGAGAACGTTGAAAGCATCCGCACCGAACAATTGGAAGTACGAGTTCAGCTGGCGCCGTTCCGGCTTGCGTTCTACGACGCGAAAGGCAGACTCATCTCGAAGGACGCCGACGACCAGGGAATGAGTTGGGATGGACATCGTGTCCGAGTATGGAAAGACCAGCCAACGGACGAGCACTACTTCGGGTTCGGAGAGAAGAGTACGCCTCTCGACAAGCGAGGCCGTTCGCTCGTGATGTGGAACAAGGACCCTGAGGGATTCGATGGCACAACGGAACCCCTGTATCAATCCGTGCCGTTCTTCGTCGCGCTACGACAGGGTCGCGCGTACGGCACCTTTCTGGATAACACGTGGCGAAGCTCGTTCGACATGGGATCGGAAATCCCCGACGTTTACTCGTTCGGCGCAGAGAACGGAGAACTGAATTATTACTTCTTCGCGGGTCCGACGCCGAAGCAAATCGTAAGCCGATTCACCGAGCTAGTCGGCCGCGTTCCGATGCCGCCACGCTGGTCTCTGGGCTACATCCAAAGTCGTTACAGCTACTACCCGGAAACCAAAGTTCGTTTTATCGCCGAGAATTTCCGCGAACGCGACATTCCCTGCGACGGGATTTTCCTCGACATCGACTTTATGGACGGTTTTCGCGTCTTCACCTGGGACAAGTCGCGCTTCCCCGATCCCAAACGCATGATGACCGACCTGCGGCAGCAGGGATTTCACATCATCGCGATCGTGGATCCGATGGTGAAAGTCGATCCCAACTATTGGGTTTACAAACAGGGGCTGGAAAACAATTACTTCGTGAAGAAGCCCGATGGCACGGTCTTCACCGGCAAGGGCTGGGGTGGTCAGAGCGCGTATCCGGACTTCGCTTCATCCAAGGTCCGTGACTGGTGGGCGGGTCTTTATAAGGAACAAATTGACCAGGGCGTGGCCGGAATTCTCACCGACATGAATGAGCCCGCCGTGATCGGCACGAATGGCCCGACAACCACATTCGACATGGACATGGTTCACCACACGGAGATGGGGCCTCGCACCCACGCCGAAATCCACAACGTCTATGGGATGTTGGAGACGCTCGCTACACGGGATGGCATGTTGCGGGCGCGGCCGAACGAACGCCCGTTCATCATTACTCGTGCAACGTTCGCCGGCGGCCAGCGCTATGCAGCCCAATGGAGCGGAGACAATTTCGGCACCTGGGACCATCTTCGTCTTAGCATGCCAATGCTCAACGGCATGGGCCTTTCCGGATTGCAGTTCGTGGGCGCCGACATCGGTGGAATCATGCCGGTTCCGAGCCCCGAACTCTACACGCGGTGGATGCAGACCGGAGTACTGACTCCGTTTGTCTGGACACATTCGCTTGGTCCGGGAAATCTTGAACCGTGGGGCTTCGGCAATCGCATGGAGGCGATCAATCGCGAGTCGATCAAGCTGCGCTACCGGTTGATGCCGTACATCTATACGACGTTCTGGGAAGCCGCGACCACCGGTCAGCCAATCATGCGCCCGCTGCTGCTCGAATATCCGGATGATCCGTGGGCGATAGGAACCAATGACGAATATCTCTTCGGCAACGATCTGCTCGTTGCCCCGATCGTGAAAGACTACGACGAATCCCGTGGGGTTTACCTGCCGAAAGGGACTTGGTACGACTACTGGACCGACCACAAGTATGTGGGTCCGCAGATGATCACTGTAAATGCGCCGCTCGATCGCTTGCCACTCTTCGTTCGCGGTGGAGCAATCCTTCCAAGCCAGCAGGACATGCAGCATACCGATCAGTTCCCGATCGATCCGCTCACGCTCGACATCTATCCAGATTCGTCTTCTTCGCGCCAGTATTACGACGACGACGGCATCAGCTTTGGGTATCAGAAAGGCGCCTACTACGTACAGACGATCACCGCGGAGGCAACGACCGCAGGGGTGAACGTCACGTTGTCCGCTCCTGAGGGAAGCTTCCGTCCGCCGAAGAGATCTCTCGTGCTGCGAGTGCATCTCCAGGCTGCACCGCCGAGCGGGGTGTCACTCGGAACCTCGAGGCTTTCGCAGCAGGAATCCGTGAAGAAGTTGCAGGAAGTGCAGAATGGCTGGCTGTATGATTCGGACTCGCACACGGTTTGGATCAAGTTTCCTGACCAGGAAGCCGCCGCCAGCGTCGCGATTTCGCGCTGA
- a CDS encoding glucose-6-phosphate isomerase family protein, translating to MNFDPKLGVHCSSDMHFSYDDGVFGPAPEFRQLNAIRRSLRDPNCKGPDPVYSIVMDVGRESDRAEMQRRMILYGVVAYAAGRLGDEPVRSQGHIHAIAPHCGWSTPELFEIWEGLAIIYAQERATDDPGRCFAVVANPGDKVVVPPSWAHCVINADPNRRMVFGAWCDRQYGFVYDEVRAHGGLAWFPVFDAEQNILWEANPRYRRSEITVREPRAYPELGITPGTPMYQQFVADPESLQWVSQPARVEKTWDHFEP from the coding sequence ATGAACTTCGATCCAAAGCTTGGAGTGCATTGCTCGAGCGACATGCACTTTTCGTATGACGATGGCGTATTTGGCCCAGCGCCCGAGTTTCGCCAGCTGAATGCCATTCGTCGCAGTCTGCGCGATCCGAATTGCAAGGGCCCCGACCCGGTTTATTCCATCGTGATGGATGTCGGTCGTGAATCCGACCGCGCAGAGATGCAGCGGCGCATGATTTTGTACGGTGTCGTGGCGTATGCGGCCGGACGGCTAGGTGACGAACCGGTGCGCAGCCAAGGCCACATCCACGCAATCGCGCCGCACTGTGGATGGTCGACTCCGGAGTTGTTCGAGATTTGGGAAGGCCTCGCGATCATCTACGCCCAGGAGCGTGCAACAGACGATCCTGGCCGCTGCTTCGCGGTTGTAGCCAATCCCGGAGATAAAGTCGTTGTGCCACCGTCGTGGGCACATTGTGTGATTAACGCTGATCCGAATCGTCGTATGGTCTTTGGCGCATGGTGCGATCGGCAGTACGGTTTTGTCTACGACGAAGTGCGTGCGCACGGCGGGCTAGCTTGGTTTCCGGTGTTCGATGCAGAGCAGAACATCCTCTGGGAAGCCAACCCCAGGTATCGTCGCTCTGAAATTACGGTGCGCGAACCGCGGGCTTATCCGGAGTTGGGAATCACTCCCGGGACACCGATGTACCAGCAGTTCGTCGCCGATCCCGAGAGCCTGCAATGGGTCTCGCAGCCAGCGCGCGTCGAGAAAACCTGGGACCACTTCGAACCGTAG
- a CDS encoding glucose-6-phosphate isomerase: protein MNPAIIANVDWSSGALQVPGLRSSEKKLGQLSGIFRDAQAFRGMDPDTIVYRVWWWEPVPGGTEGGLFWGLTEIQPGSVGDEYYMTHGHRHAVLDRAEFYGTTVGEGMLVLRDESGRSWFEAMKPGSLHYISGRVAHRVVNTGDVPLRFVACWPSDAGHDYQIAGGKGFGARVLRQNGKPSFTLTEE, encoded by the coding sequence GTGAATCCAGCCATCATTGCCAACGTGGACTGGAGTTCGGGTGCCTTGCAGGTGCCGGGCTTACGGTCTTCTGAGAAGAAACTCGGACAACTTAGTGGAATCTTCCGCGACGCGCAAGCGTTCCGGGGAATGGATCCGGATACGATTGTTTATCGCGTCTGGTGGTGGGAGCCCGTGCCCGGAGGTACCGAAGGTGGATTGTTCTGGGGTCTCACCGAAATCCAGCCCGGTTCCGTCGGCGATGAGTATTACATGACGCACGGCCATCGCCATGCCGTTCTCGATCGCGCCGAGTTTTACGGAACGACAGTTGGCGAAGGCATGCTGGTGTTGCGAGATGAGTCGGGACGTTCGTGGTTTGAAGCGATGAAGCCGGGAAGTCTGCATTACATTTCCGGTCGCGTGGCGCATCGAGTGGTGAATACGGGCGATGTTCCGTTGCGTTTCGTGGCATGCTGGCCGAGCGATGCGGGGCACGACTACCAGATCGCCGGTGGAAAAGGTTTCGGCGCGCGTGTGCTGCGGCAGAACGGCAAACCTTCATTCACCCTCACCGAAGAGTAG
- a CDS encoding ROK family protein yields the protein MDRCVVSIDLGGSHAAVAVVQGAKLLASREIELDHAQDLRPVLDIFANAVRELLRELQIPAKDCLGLALGFCGLADGRIGRVISTNKKYEDAPGIDFNEWSMRELGLRFAIENDARMALLGERHAGAAHGYDNVVMITLGTGIGGAALIEGKLLRGKHAQAGCLGGHLPAKVGGRLCTCGAVGCSEAEASGWALPIMAKEWKGFEHSALAQREKIDFRALFELAKAGDRVALEIREYCLQVWATAAVGLIHAYDPELIVIGGGVMRSANVILPHIQQFVNEHAWTPWGKVKIVAAELGNHAGLFGAEPLLTGNV from the coding sequence ATGGACAGATGTGTTGTCTCGATTGATTTAGGAGGCTCGCACGCCGCGGTAGCCGTGGTGCAGGGTGCCAAGCTATTGGCGAGCCGCGAGATCGAACTCGATCACGCCCAAGACCTCCGCCCGGTGCTCGACATTTTCGCAAACGCGGTGCGCGAGCTTTTACGGGAATTGCAGATTCCGGCTAAGGATTGTCTTGGGCTCGCGCTTGGGTTCTGCGGATTGGCCGACGGGCGCATCGGGCGCGTGATCTCTACCAACAAGAAATATGAAGACGCGCCGGGAATCGACTTCAACGAGTGGAGTATGCGCGAACTCGGACTGCGCTTCGCGATTGAGAACGACGCGCGCATGGCCCTGCTCGGCGAACGCCACGCGGGCGCCGCGCACGGCTACGACAATGTCGTAATGATCACTCTCGGCACCGGCATTGGTGGAGCGGCGCTGATTGAAGGCAAGCTGTTGCGTGGAAAGCACGCGCAAGCCGGATGTCTCGGAGGACATCTTCCCGCAAAGGTGGGTGGACGCCTGTGCACGTGTGGCGCTGTTGGATGCAGCGAAGCGGAAGCCTCTGGATGGGCGCTGCCGATCATGGCAAAGGAATGGAAAGGCTTCGAGCACAGCGCTCTAGCGCAGCGAGAGAAGATCGATTTCCGCGCTCTGTTCGAACTCGCAAAAGCTGGTGATCGCGTCGCACTGGAGATCCGGGAATACTGTCTGCAAGTTTGGGCAACCGCCGCGGTCGGCCTGATTCACGCTTACGATCCCGAGCTCATTGTGATTGGTGGCGGCGTGATGCGCAGCGCCAACGTCATCCTGCCGCACATTCAGCAGTTCGTGAACGAGCACGCCTGGACTCCGTGGGGCAAAGTAAAGATCGTCGCCGCGGAACTCGGCAATCACGCTGGATTGTTTGGCGCCGAACCGTTGCTCACAGGCAACGTGTAA
- a CDS encoding sugar porter family MFS transporter, which translates to MAINRHVVKSTFVSALGGLLFGFDTAVIAGTTHQLTEVFKLTPNALGITVSSALLGTVLGAITAGYPGQRIGRRDSLRIMAIFYMLSALGCALAWNWSSLLVFRVIGGLGIGGSSVLAPMYIAELSPPKWRGRLVGFFQVNIVIGILVAYLSNFVIGRMNFGAMEWRWMLGIAAAPAVLFFVMLFFIPRSPRWLAMKGRTAEALRVMRLTGTDNPEEELNGIVRSIHLERSTKSESLLQRKYLLPIFLAVSAGAFNQLTGINACLYYLNDIFAAAGASKYSAGMQSVLIGCTNLFFTLVAMTMIDKLGRKKLLLVGTTGVCIFLAIIGQIFHSGGHGGSLIWLLIGFMGFFAISQGAVIWVYISEVFPTRVRAQGQALGTSTLWITNALISWMFPVLAAKSSATPFFFFAAMMFIDVLIIAMIYPETSGVSLEQLEQKLGVVE; encoded by the coding sequence ATGGCCATTAACCGCCACGTGGTAAAGAGCACATTCGTCAGCGCGCTTGGTGGTTTGCTCTTTGGATTCGATACGGCAGTCATCGCGGGTACCACTCATCAACTGACTGAGGTATTCAAGCTCACCCCCAATGCGCTGGGAATTACCGTCTCCAGCGCTCTGTTGGGAACCGTTTTGGGAGCGATCACTGCTGGATACCCAGGGCAGCGCATCGGTCGGCGCGACAGCCTTCGCATCATGGCCATTTTCTATATGTTGTCAGCCTTGGGCTGCGCGCTCGCCTGGAATTGGAGTTCGCTGCTCGTTTTCCGCGTGATCGGCGGGCTAGGTATTGGCGGATCGTCGGTGCTGGCGCCGATGTACATTGCAGAGCTTTCCCCGCCGAAGTGGCGTGGACGCTTGGTCGGATTCTTCCAGGTAAACATCGTTATCGGCATACTCGTTGCGTATCTCTCGAACTTCGTGATCGGCAGGATGAACTTCGGCGCGATGGAATGGCGATGGATGTTGGGTATCGCCGCGGCGCCGGCGGTTCTTTTCTTCGTAATGTTGTTCTTCATTCCGCGCAGCCCGCGGTGGTTAGCGATGAAAGGACGCACCGCCGAAGCACTTCGGGTTATGCGTCTTACCGGGACTGACAATCCGGAGGAAGAGCTTAACGGGATCGTGCGTTCCATCCATCTTGAGCGCTCCACTAAAAGCGAGTCGCTCTTGCAGCGCAAGTACCTCTTGCCAATCTTTCTCGCCGTTAGCGCTGGCGCGTTTAATCAGCTAACCGGCATCAATGCCTGCCTTTACTACCTGAACGATATCTTTGCCGCCGCTGGAGCAAGCAAGTATTCCGCCGGTATGCAGTCGGTACTCATCGGCTGCACCAATCTGTTCTTTACTCTGGTCGCGATGACGATGATCGACAAACTCGGGCGAAAGAAACTTCTGCTGGTCGGCACAACAGGTGTGTGCATCTTCCTTGCGATCATCGGACAGATTTTCCACAGCGGAGGCCATGGCGGCTCGCTGATCTGGCTGCTCATCGGCTTCATGGGCTTCTTCGCCATCTCGCAAGGCGCGGTGATTTGGGTTTACATCAGCGAGGTCTTTCCCACACGTGTTCGAGCCCAAGGCCAAGCGCTTGGCACTTCAACCTTGTGGATCACCAACGCGCTGATCTCGTGGATGTTCCCGGTGCTCGCCGCGAAATCGAGCGCTACGCCGTTCTTCTTCTTCGCGGCAATGATGTTCATTGACGTGCTGATTATCGCGATGATCTACCCGGAGACGAGTGGCGTATCTCTTGAGCAGTTGGAACAGAAGTTGGGCGTAGTCGAATAA